In Streptococcus uberis, a single window of DNA contains:
- the pcsB gene encoding peptidoglycan hydrolase PcsB, with translation MKKRILSAVLVSGVTLGTATTVNADNFDAKIAAQDSIISNLTAEQAAAQSKVDALQSQIGSLQTKQSDLEAENTQLEAKSAKLSEEIQSLSSKIVARKDALEKQARSAQKGTATSTYINTLLNSKSISDVVNRIVAIREVVSANAKMLNQQKADKVSLEEKQAANQEAINTVASNMETLAANKVSLETQQAELKVAKLDFAAQMETAEEQKASLLAQKEEAQKEAEAAAQAQAQAEAAAEAAAQAQAESVAKAQAQAAEVQQAPAVATPAATAVATPAPVAQTAPQTSSVAAPVAQTAATPVAAAPVATPRPSYSSVNTYPVGQCTWGVKSLAPWVGNNWGNGGQWAASAAAAGFSVGTTPVVGAVAVWTGGGYGHVAYVTAVESSTRIRVMESNFNGNQYIADHRGWFDPTSTYQGAAVYIYPR, from the coding sequence ATGAAAAAGAGAATATTATCAGCCGTTCTTGTAAGTGGTGTGACCCTTGGAACAGCAACAACAGTTAATGCGGATAATTTTGATGCAAAAATCGCTGCACAGGATTCTATCATCTCAAATTTAACTGCAGAACAAGCTGCTGCACAATCTAAGGTAGATGCATTACAATCACAAATTGGATCATTACAAACTAAACAATCTGATTTAGAAGCAGAAAATACACAATTAGAAGCAAAATCAGCTAAATTAAGCGAGGAAATCCAATCACTTTCAAGCAAAATTGTTGCTCGCAAAGATGCATTAGAAAAACAAGCACGTAGTGCTCAAAAAGGAACTGCAACTTCAACATACATTAATACACTTTTAAATTCTAAATCAATTTCTGATGTTGTTAATCGTATTGTAGCAATTCGTGAAGTCGTTAGTGCTAATGCTAAAATGTTGAACCAACAAAAAGCAGATAAAGTATCTCTTGAAGAAAAACAAGCAGCTAACCAAGAAGCAATTAATACTGTAGCTTCAAATATGGAAACTCTTGCGGCAAATAAAGTTTCACTTGAAACACAACAAGCCGAATTAAAAGTTGCAAAATTAGACTTTGCAGCACAAATGGAAACTGCTGAAGAACAAAAAGCATCTCTTCTTGCGCAAAAAGAAGAAGCACAAAAAGAAGCAGAAGCCGCAGCACAAGCGCAAGCACAAGCAGAAGCCGCAGCAGAAGCCGCAGCACAAGCGCAAGCTGAATCAGTTGCTAAAGCACAAGCACAAGCCGCAGAAGTACAACAAGCACCTGCTGTTGCTACACCAGCTGCTACTGCTGTAGCAACACCTGCACCTGTAGCTCAAACGGCGCCACAAACAAGTTCTGTTGCAGCACCAGTGGCACAAACAGCAGCAACACCGGTTGCAGCAGCGCCAGTGGCGACACCAAGACCTTCATATAGTTCAGTAAATACATACCCAGTTGGTCAATGTACTTGGGGTGTTAAATCACTTGCTCCTTGGGTTGGAAATAACTGGGGTAATGGTGGACAATGGGCAGCTAGTGCAGCAGCAGCAGGTTTCTCTGTAGGTACAACTCCTGTAGTTGGTGCCGTTGCAGTTTGGACTGGTGGTGGTTATGGTCACGTTGCTTATGTAACTGCCGTTGAATCATCTACAAGAATCCGTGTAATGGAATCTAACTTTAATGGAAACCAATACATTGCTGATCACCGTGGTTGGTTTGATCCAACATCAACATACCAAGGCGCAGCAGTATATATTTATCCACGCTAA
- a CDS encoding pyridoxal phosphate-dependent aminotransferase: MDLSHKFNKQLYKIEISLIRQFDQSISDIPGILKLTLGEPDFTTPDHIKEAAKAAIDANQSHYTGMSGLIELRQAVSGFLKTKYNLTYHPDNEILVTIGATEALSATLLAILEEGDKVLLPAPAYPGYEPIVTLAGAKMVEIDTTANHFRLTPQMLDKALKEEGADVKAVLLNYPSNPTGVVYSREEIASFADVLKKHEVFVVSDEVYSELNYSGQGHVSIAEYLPDQTIVINGLSKSHAMTGWRIGFICAKASITSQLIKSHQYLVTAATTMAQFAAIEALTKGRNDALPMKNEYIHRRDYIISEMTKLGFSMIKPEGAFYIFAKIPEGYGHEDSFKFCQDLARKEAVALIPGRAFGKYGEGYVRLSYAASMTTIKEAMKRLTVFMDHYGN, from the coding sequence ATGGACCTAAGTCATAAATTTAATAAACAGTTATACAAAATAGAAATCTCTTTAATTAGACAGTTTGATCAGTCAATTTCTGATATTCCTGGTATTTTGAAATTAACACTGGGAGAACCAGACTTTACAACACCTGATCATATTAAGGAAGCTGCAAAGGCTGCAATTGATGCCAATCAGTCGCATTACACTGGTATGAGTGGTTTGATTGAGCTAAGACAAGCAGTATCTGGATTTTTAAAAACAAAGTATAATCTTACTTATCATCCTGATAATGAAATATTAGTGACCATTGGAGCTACTGAAGCTCTCTCAGCAACGCTTTTAGCGATTTTAGAAGAAGGAGATAAAGTTTTATTACCAGCACCTGCTTATCCAGGTTATGAGCCTATTGTGACTCTTGCTGGAGCTAAAATGGTTGAAATTGATACTACTGCTAATCACTTTCGTCTAACACCACAGATGTTAGATAAAGCTTTAAAAGAAGAGGGAGCAGATGTAAAGGCTGTGTTATTGAATTATCCCTCAAATCCCACAGGTGTAGTCTATTCACGGGAGGAGATAGCCTCATTTGCAGATGTTTTAAAAAAGCATGAGGTTTTTGTGGTGAGTGATGAAGTCTATTCGGAATTGAATTATAGTGGGCAAGGGCATGTTTCCATTGCAGAATATTTACCAGATCAGACTATTGTGATTAATGGTCTGTCAAAATCCCACGCGATGACTGGGTGGAGGATTGGTTTTATCTGTGCCAAAGCTTCCATTACCTCTCAATTAATAAAGAGTCATCAATATTTGGTAACAGCTGCAACGACAATGGCACAATTTGCTGCAATTGAGGCATTGACTAAGGGAAGAAACGATGCATTACCAATGAAAAATGAGTATATCCATAGAAGGGATTACATTATATCTGAGATGACGAAACTTGGTTTTTCAATGATAAAACCTGAGGGAGCTTTTTATATTTTTGCCAAAATTCCGGAAGGGTATGGGCATGAGGATTCCTTTAAGTTTTGTCAAGATTTGGCTAGAAAAGAGGCGGTTGCTCTGATTCCAGGAAGAGCTTTCGGGAAATATGGTGAAGGCTATGTTCGCTTATCTTATGCTGCAAGCATGACAACTATTAAAGAAGCAATGAAACGCTTAACAGTATTTATGGATCATTATGGAAACTAA
- a CDS encoding ribose-phosphate diphosphokinase, with translation MSYSDLKLFALSSNKELAEKVASSMGIELGKSTVRQFSDGEIQVNIEESIRGHHVFILQSTSSPVNDNLMEIMIMVDALKRASAETVSVVMPYYGYARQDRKARSREPITSKLVANMLEVAGVDRLLTVDLHAAQIQGFFDIPVDHLMGAPLIAEYFDRHGLVGNDVVVVSPDHGGVTRARKLAQFLHTPIAIIDKRRSVNKMNTSEVMNIIGNVSGKKCILIDDMIDTAGTICHAADALAEAGATEVYASCTHPVLSGPALDNIQKSAIKKLVVLDTIFLPEERLIDKIEQISIADLIGEAIIRIHEKRPLSPLFEVD, from the coding sequence ATGTCTTATTCTGATTTAAAGTTGTTTGCGTTGTCGTCAAACAAGGAGTTAGCGGAAAAAGTTGCATCATCAATGGGTATTGAACTGGGAAAATCAACAGTTCGTCAATTTTCAGATGGTGAGATACAAGTTAATATTGAAGAGTCAATTCGTGGTCATCATGTCTTTATCTTACAATCAACTAGTTCGCCAGTAAATGATAACTTGATGGAAATCATGATTATGGTGGATGCCCTAAAACGTGCCAGTGCGGAGACAGTCAGTGTTGTAATGCCATATTATGGATATGCTCGTCAAGATAGAAAAGCACGTTCTCGTGAACCAATTACTTCAAAATTGGTTGCTAATATGCTTGAAGTTGCCGGTGTTGATAGACTTCTAACAGTTGATTTACATGCTGCTCAAATTCAAGGTTTCTTTGATATTCCTGTTGATCATTTAATGGGTGCGCCTTTAATTGCAGAATATTTTGATCGTCATGGACTTGTAGGTAATGATGTTGTAGTTGTTAGTCCTGACCATGGTGGTGTCACTCGTGCCCGTAAGTTAGCACAATTCCTCCATACCCCAATTGCAATCATTGATAAACGTCGTAGTGTTAATAAAATGAATACCAGTGAAGTGATGAATATCATCGGAAATGTTTCAGGTAAGAAATGTATTCTGATTGACGATATGATTGATACTGCTGGGACAATTTGTCACGCCGCGGATGCACTGGCTGAAGCTGGTGCAACAGAAGTATATGCTTCATGTACCCATCCTGTGCTTTCTGGCCCTGCTTTAGATAATATCCAAAAATCTGCTATCAAGAAATTGGTGGTATTAGATACTATTTTCCTTCCGGAAGAACGTTTGATTGATAAAATTGAGCAAATTTCAATTGCTGATTTAATTGGTGAAGCTATTATTAGAATTCATGAAAAACGTCCTTTATCTCCACTTTTCGAAGTTGATTAA
- the recO gene encoding DNA repair protein RecO translates to METKKSLGLVLYNRNYREDDKLVKIFTETSGKRMFFVKNVGKSKLASVIQPLTIADFMMKLNEKGLSYIEDYNSVQNYPKINQDLFKLSYASYLLALADAAISDNESDPHLFAFLKKTLDLMEEGLDYEVLTNIFEIQVLDRFGLHLNFNECVFCHRTGLPFDFSHKYSGLLCPQHFHEDLHRSHLDPNVIYLLNQFQSIHFSDLKSISLKPEMKRKLRRFIDVLYDDYVGIHLKSKKFIDDLDKWGDIMRTESNDS, encoded by the coding sequence ATGGAAACTAAAAAAAGTTTAGGATTGGTTCTCTATAACAGAAATTACAGAGAAGATGACAAACTTGTCAAAATTTTTACTGAAACCTCAGGAAAAAGAATGTTCTTTGTCAAAAATGTGGGGAAATCAAAACTTGCCTCTGTCATACAACCATTAACCATTGCTGATTTTATGATGAAGTTGAATGAAAAAGGCTTATCTTACATTGAAGATTATAATAGTGTTCAGAACTATCCCAAAATTAATCAAGATTTATTTAAACTTTCATATGCTAGTTATCTCTTAGCATTAGCTGATGCAGCCATTTCTGATAATGAATCTGATCCACATCTTTTTGCATTTTTGAAAAAAACCTTGGATTTGATGGAGGAAGGCCTGGATTACGAAGTTTTAACTAATATTTTTGAAATTCAGGTACTTGATCGCTTTGGACTTCATCTCAATTTTAATGAATGTGTTTTTTGTCATAGGACAGGGTTACCATTTGACTTTTCCCATAAATATTCAGGTCTTTTGTGCCCTCAACATTTTCATGAAGATCTTCACAGGAGTCATTTAGATCCAAACGTTATTTATTTATTAAATCAATTTCAATCCATTCACTTTTCTGATTTAAAAAGCATTTCTTTAAAACCAGAAATGAAACGAAAACTCAGACGATTTATTGATGTTTTATATGATGATTATGTTGGTATCCATTTAAAAAGTAAAAAGTTTATTGATGATTTAGACAAATGGGGAGATATTATGAGAACAGAGTCTAATGACTCCTGA
- a CDS encoding phosphopantetheine-binding protein codes for MTREDLLKRLEEIIKVQDPAKALLISEKTSLKDDLGVDSIELMEFVINVEDAFSISIPDEDVETLMTIGDLIDYLQKKLAK; via the coding sequence ATGACTAGAGAAGATTTATTAAAAAGACTTGAAGAAATCATCAAGGTACAAGATCCTGCAAAAGCTTTACTGATTTCAGAGAAAACAAGTTTAAAAGATGATTTAGGTGTTGATTCTATTGAATTAATGGAATTTGTTATTAATGTTGAGGATGCATTTTCAATTAGTATTCCAGATGAAGATGTTGAGACTTTGATGACTATTGGAGATTTAATAGATTATCTGCAGAAGAAATTAGCAAAATAA
- the plsX gene encoding phosphate acyltransferase PlsX, producing the protein MKKIAIDAMGGDNAPQAIIEGVNRALASFKDIEIQLYGDQEKIKHYLESEERVTIIHTDEKIDSDDEPAKAIRRKKNASMVLAAKAVKEGQADAVLSAGNTGALLAAGLFVVGRIKGVDRPGLMSTLPTTNQKGFDMLDLGANAENTASHLHQYAILGSFYAKNVRSIAKPRVGLLNNGTEETKGDPLRKETYALLSQDPNIHFIGNVEARDLMSGVADVVVADGFTGNAVLKSIEGTALSIMKQLKSSIKGGGFKAKLGALLLKESLSDMKHSLDYSGAGGAVLFGLKAPVVKSHGSSDANSIYYTIKQVRTMLETNVVGQLSEAFSKETISND; encoded by the coding sequence ATGAAAAAAATCGCCATTGATGCTATGGGAGGAGATAATGCCCCTCAAGCTATTATTGAAGGAGTAAATCGAGCACTTGCTTCTTTTAAGGATATTGAGATTCAGTTATATGGAGATCAAGAGAAAATCAAGCATTATCTGGAATCAGAGGAAAGAGTAACAATTATTCACACCGATGAAAAAATTGATTCTGATGATGAGCCTGCAAAAGCGATTCGTCGTAAAAAGAATGCTTCAATGGTTTTAGCTGCAAAAGCAGTTAAAGAGGGACAAGCTGATGCAGTACTTTCTGCAGGGAACACCGGTGCCTTACTAGCCGCGGGTTTGTTTGTGGTTGGCCGTATTAAAGGTGTCGATAGGCCAGGTCTAATGTCAACTCTGCCAACTACTAATCAAAAAGGCTTTGATATGCTGGATTTGGGGGCCAATGCTGAAAATACAGCTTCTCATTTACATCAATATGCTATTTTAGGGTCTTTTTATGCTAAAAATGTTCGAAGTATTGCTAAACCACGTGTCGGTTTACTAAATAATGGAACAGAAGAAACAAAAGGGGATCCGTTAAGGAAAGAGACCTACGCCTTATTATCCCAAGATCCTAATATTCATTTTATTGGAAATGTTGAGGCGCGTGATTTGATGTCAGGCGTTGCTGATGTTGTTGTTGCTGATGGTTTTACGGGAAACGCTGTGCTTAAATCAATTGAAGGAACAGCTCTAAGTATTATGAAACAGTTAAAATCATCAATAAAAGGCGGTGGCTTTAAAGCAAAACTTGGAGCCCTTCTCTTGAAGGAGAGCTTGTCTGATATGAAGCATTCATTAGACTATTCTGGTGCTGGAGGAGCTGTTTTATTTGGTTTAAAAGCTCCTGTTGTCAAATCGCATGGTTCTAGTGATGCTAATTCTATTTACTACACCATAAAACAAGTACGTACTATGTTGGAAACAAATGTGGTTGGCCAACTTTCAGAAGCGTTTTCGAAGGAGACTATCAGTAATGACTAG